TACTCAGTACCCTCGCCAACGAGGTCAGCCAGGACTTCGCCGTCCTTGGTCTTGACTACGGTGCCATCAGGCACGGGAAGAATCAGGGTCTCGCCGTTCTTGCCGCCGCGCCAGTCGCCCATGCCAGGGCCGCCGTTGGTGGCGTGGCGGTGGGGAGCGTGATGGTAATCAAGCAGCGTGGTGGTCTGGGCGGACACGCGAAGGATGACATCGCCGCCGTTGCCGCCGTTGCCGCCGTCGGGGCCGCCGAGCGGCTTGAACTTTTCCCGCTTTACGGAGACACAGCCGTGGCCGCCGGTTCCGCCGGATACGTGCAGGACTACCCGGTCTACAAAGCTCGCCACGTGGATCTCCTCAGTTGCTGTCTTACAGCGTTTGTTGCTGTTGCCAGCGCTGTTGCAAAAACCAGTGCGCCTGAGGCGCCCTAGTCGATTGTAATGCGGTTAAAAGAACGGTGGAGCGGGCCGCTTGGCCCGCTCCACCGGTTCAGAACTTGTTGTTACTCTGCAGCTGCAGCAGCAACGATGTTCACTACGCGACGGCCGCGGCGAGTACCAAACTCAACCGCACCGGCCTGAAGAGCGAACAGGGTGTCGTCGCCACCGCGACCTACGCCTGCACCGGGGTGGAAGTGGGTTCCACGCTGGCGAACGATGATTTCGCCGGCGGAAACTACCTGACCACCGAAGCGCTTGACGCCCAGGTACTGTGCGTTGGAGTCACGACCGTTGCGAGTGGAACTCGCGCCTTTTTTGTGTGCCATGTGAAATGCCTGCCTCTAAATTTCTGGGGAAACTGAAAAACCTGAACAGCGGGTAACGGAAGTTACGCGATGCTGGTGATCTTGATCTTGGTCAGTTCCTGACGGTGACCCTGACGCTTCCGGTAGCCGGTCTTGTTCTTGAACTTCTGGATGACGATCTTCGGACCACGGAGGTCCTCGAGGATCTCAGCCGTGACCTTGACGTTGGCCAGTTCCGCAGCTGCGGAGGTGACCTTCTCGCCGTCAACCAGGAGCAATGCGGGCAGCTCAAGCGTGCTACCGGCTCCACCGGGGACGCGGTTCAGCGTTACGTAGTCTCCAACGGAAACTTTTTCTTGGCGGCCGCCTGCGCGGACAATCGCGTACACCACTTGGGTACTCACTTCTCTCGACGTTTATTACAAAATTTGCGTGCGGAACCTTCAACCGGAATCAGGCCTGGTTCGCGCTGTGCCTCAACGCCGTGGACTTCTGATCGAAGTCCGCGAGTCATCCCATGAACAATTCCAAGGGGCATAACCCAAGTGTTGGCGTAAGCACCGAAGATCAAGATTACGCTAGTTTGACCTTCAGCTGCAAATGAGGCCGGGTCCGGAGGCTACCTCGTGACTTGCGTCACGAGTTGTAACGGACTCTCCCGGCACCGTGCCCATACAGCCTACAGGTTTTCGGCGAGATTAACGCGATTCAGGCAGCGACGCGCTGACGTGTCTCCGCAGTTGCCCGCAAATGCATCCGAGGTAGCGGGCTAGCCGCGGCCGATGGAAGGCTGCGCAAACAACCGCGGAGCATCAAAAAACGCGGTCTCATAACGGCAGGACTGGATGAAAGCGTCCATCATGGCGGCCCGCTCCATCTCCGAACCCGCAATGGCCGCAGCATCCGTGAAATTGATCGCTTTCCGGGTTGCGGCAGCGAAGTCCTCGTCGGCGTAGGTCTTCAGCCACTCGGCATAGGCGTGATCTGCGGGGGCTCCGGCGTCTACATACGATGCATGAAGCTGCCGACCCACCTCCGCGTACAACCAGTAACAGGGCAGGATCGCCGCGAGCACCACCGCGTAGCTGCCGGAAGCCGACGTTGCCAGTAGATGATCCACATAGGACTTGGTGACCGGGCCGGTGGCCGTGGAGGCCTCCCTGGTGCTCAGCCAGTTCCTGTGCAGCTCCGATTCAACTTCCAGGCACTGCTGCGATGCCTTGGCCCAGAACAACTGCTCTTCCTCCGTGGGGGCCAGGGCCCCCGCACGCGCCAACACCCTGGAGTACCCATTGAGGTAGATCGCATCTTGGGCGAGGTAGTAGTTGAAGTCACGTTCCGGGAGTTCGCCCGATTGAAGTCCTTGAATGAACGGAAGCCCGTAAATGGATTCGAGCTCTGGACCGGCTTCCTTCCACAAGGTCGCAGCGAAGGCGCCCGGCTTGGATGCCTGCTGGAGGTGGTGGAAGTGATGCACGGGCCCGTTCCCCTGCCCCACCTCGAGGGCCCCAGAGGTTGTCAAAGCCCCCAGTAACCAAGACTTCGCTTCCTGCAGTGAAACTTCCCAGTCACCCCTGCGTGCCTGGACTGTAGCCAAGGCGGACGACAAGGAGCACCCGGTTCCGTGGCTGTTCCGCGTTTCGACCCGGGGACCTGTTATCTCGATCACGTCCCGTGACAGCATCCCACTGGTGTTCACCAGTGCATCAGGACATACCGGACCCGGCAGGTGGCCACCCTTGACCAGGACCGTGTTTCCGTACTCCGCTGCCAGCCGTTTGCCTTGGTCCAGCGCCGATTCCCATTCTGTTGCCTCCGGCTCCCCCAGCAACATGGCAAGTTCCGGAAGGTTCGGGGTGATCAGGTCGGCCAGAGGCAGCAGCGAACGCAAAGCCTTCTCCGCTGACTCGCGCAGGAGCCGGTCGCCACTGGTGGCCACCATCACCGGGTCCAGGACCACGACGGCGGGACGCACCTCTTCGATCCAGCCGCGGACCTCGTCTATCACGGTCGCATCGCCGAGCATTCCGATCTTGACGGCATCAATGGTG
This genomic interval from Paenarthrobacter aurescens TC1 contains the following:
- the rpmA gene encoding ribosomal protein L27 (identified by match to protein family HMM PF01016; match to protein family HMM TIGR00062); its protein translation is MAHKKGASSTRNGRDSNAQYLGVKRFGGQVVSAGEIIVRQRGTHFHPGAGVGRGGDDTLFALQAGAVEFGTRRGRRVVNIVAAAAAE
- the rplU gene encoding ribosomal protein L21 (identified by match to protein family HMM PF00829; match to protein family HMM TIGR00061); this translates as MSTQVVYAIVRAGGRQEKVSVGDYVTLNRVPGGAGSTLELPALLLVDGEKVTSAAAELANVKVTAEILEDLRGPKIVIQKFKNKTGYRKRQGHRQELTKIKITSIA
- the thiD gene encoding phosphomethylpyrimidine kinase (identified by match to protein family HMM PF03070; match to protein family HMM TIGR00097), with translation MTASPYSAVYPLDAPNPGRATPRVLSIAGSDPSGGAGIQADLKSIAALGGYGMAAITALTAQNTMGVIAVHVPPAQFLRQQLDAISSDITIDAVKIGMLGDATVIDEVRGWIEEVRPAVVVLDPVMVATSGDRLLRESAEKALRSLLPLADLITPNLPELAMLLGEPEATEWESALDQGKRLAAEYGNTVLVKGGHLPGPVCPDALVNTSGMLSRDVIEITGPRVETRNSHGTGCSLSSALATVQARRGDWEVSLQEAKSWLLGALTTSGALEVGQGNGPVHHFHHLQQASKPGAFAATLWKEAGPELESIYGLPFIQGLQSGELPERDFNYYLAQDAIYLNGYSRVLARAGALAPTEEEQLFWAKASQQCLEVESELHRNWLSTREASTATGPVTKSYVDHLLATSASGSYAVVLAAILPCYWLYAEVGRQLHASYVDAGAPADHAYAEWLKTYADEDFAAATRKAINFTDAAAIAGSEMERAAMMDAFIQSCRYETAFFDAPRLFAQPSIGRG